From Oceanipulchritudo coccoides, the proteins below share one genomic window:
- a CDS encoding PEP-CTERM sorting domain-containing protein, whose product MNTRCTLLSLSLLLLSGGFLSAQVPTAFITDRLGYTTTATRYNSLADLQTKTNPVDFVTIGDRDIRFFTVDGSPSVNQIYGSFFYSTDPSGNPGVGNTSGNNGPGFMQIYDTDFSTVDTWSMAFDGFDGTYWTEANLKISGSDDDQAPTPSPARFSIYNNDNDIGIFHSYNLDVTVSGLQGIEALPGVIQATNQPTGVTGTLKAVFQLTENNTSPADQGFYDIEMTFNMNNWAWDNRDNLTYPADGFMNSVFIAPPVPEPATIGLLSVLGMAGILVLRRRLKK is encoded by the coding sequence ATGAACACACGCTGCACTCTCCTTTCGCTCAGTCTTCTCCTCTTATCCGGTGGTTTTCTATCGGCCCAAGTCCCCACTGCCTTTATTACCGACCGTCTTGGCTACACGACAACAGCCACCCGATACAACAGCCTGGCTGATTTACAAACCAAGACAAATCCGGTGGATTTTGTTACCATCGGGGATCGGGACATCCGGTTTTTCACTGTGGATGGGAGTCCAAGCGTGAACCAGATTTACGGATCATTTTTCTACTCGACCGATCCGAGCGGAAATCCGGGCGTAGGCAATACCTCAGGCAATAACGGCCCCGGGTTCATGCAGATCTATGATACTGATTTTTCGACCGTCGACACATGGAGCATGGCCTTTGACGGGTTTGACGGCACGTATTGGACGGAAGCCAACCTGAAAATTTCCGGCTCGGATGACGACCAGGCCCCGACACCCTCGCCAGCGCGCTTTTCCATCTATAACAATGATAACGATATTGGGATCTTTCACAGCTACAACCTGGACGTCACCGTCTCGGGACTGCAGGGCATCGAAGCCCTGCCCGGCGTGATTCAAGCCACCAATCAACCCACAGGTGTCACTGGCACATTGAAGGCTGTTTTCCAACTGACAGAGAACAACACTTCTCCGGCCGATCAGGGATTCTACGATATCGAGATGACTTTCAACATGAACAATTGGGCCTGGGACAACCGAGACAACCTCACCTATCCCGCTGATGGATTCATGAACAGTGTGTTTATCGCTCCACCAGTCCCTGAGCCGGCCACGATTGGCCTGCTTTCAGTTCTGGGCATGGCAGGGATTCTTGTTCTGCGCCGCCGGTTGAAGAAATAG
- a CDS encoding restriction endonuclease — protein sequence METLAHTPEVEETVTSLTEKELYRLCCNRWKEVCELFCRKLGFEVEEMTGKNQRFFLKKKGDNTILAYAKCFKSWNREITVGDLSGLEKRMKMMGVENGIIFTRSGFSRDALDYAKGKSFDLITVRVLLNDILKLKAEEIREIESLARKIFFLAPCCPQCRKPMIHANNQVGGFWRCSNYPRCNVTYMN from the coding sequence ATGGAAACATTAGCACACACACCAGAAGTTGAGGAAACGGTCACGAGTTTGACGGAAAAGGAGCTGTACCGGTTGTGTTGTAACCGGTGGAAGGAAGTCTGCGAGCTATTCTGCCGCAAGCTGGGATTTGAGGTAGAAGAGATGACTGGGAAGAACCAGCGGTTTTTTCTCAAGAAGAAAGGCGACAACACAATTTTGGCCTATGCGAAATGCTTCAAGTCCTGGAACCGGGAAATAACGGTTGGGGATTTATCTGGTTTGGAGAAACGGATGAAGATGATGGGGGTTGAAAACGGGATTATCTTCACCCGTAGTGGCTTTTCTAGAGATGCCCTCGATTATGCCAAGGGGAAGTCTTTCGACCTGATTACGGTCCGGGTCCTCCTGAATGATATATTAAAGCTAAAGGCTGAGGAAATCCGAGAGATTGAATCCCTGGCGCGTAAGATTTTCTTCCTCGCTCCCTGTTGTCCACAGTGTCGCAAGCCGATGATTCATGCCAACAATCAGGTTGGTGGGTTCTGGCGCTGTAGCAACTACCCCAGGTGCAATGTGACCTATATGAATTAG
- a CDS encoding ARPP-1 family domain-containing protein, with the protein MTKHPINRIDVREPVTVQNLTLFPLYLSQTGGPEYISSSEALEDHGMVVKEVSDDGAVPNLLVENPSSHCVLLLDGEELRGAKQNRIVNTTLLLAARSRTVIPVSCTESGRWSYDSPTFSHSKTVMPAKARRKKTRSVSASLASMANYTSDQGEVWNEVDELHAKVGSYSATSAMSDAYEQMRADLESAIGKIPVQEGQFGLLAMINNKPVGLDLISRKQVYQVLHSQLVKSYAMEAIAARRDPQASSAPGKTDKPDPDQNALLAAKAFLERCAAIKGDPFDSVALGTDWRFVSDSIVGSGLEVDDAWVHMAYFVDEAESHRQSSRLPGTIARPSRRSRFRRE; encoded by the coding sequence ATGACAAAACATCCCATCAACCGCATTGACGTCCGCGAACCTGTCACCGTGCAGAACCTGACCCTTTTTCCCTTGTATCTGTCGCAAACCGGGGGGCCTGAATACATCTCTTCATCGGAGGCCCTTGAGGACCATGGAATGGTCGTCAAGGAAGTCAGCGATGATGGGGCGGTCCCGAACCTTCTGGTGGAAAATCCCTCCAGTCATTGTGTTCTGTTGCTTGACGGGGAGGAGCTGCGGGGGGCCAAGCAGAACCGGATCGTTAACACGACCCTTCTGTTGGCTGCCCGCAGCCGAACCGTCATTCCGGTGAGTTGCACGGAAAGTGGCCGCTGGAGCTATGATTCGCCGACGTTCTCCCACAGCAAGACCGTCATGCCGGCGAAGGCCCGCCGCAAGAAAACGCGCTCCGTATCGGCCTCGCTCGCTTCGATGGCCAACTACACATCGGATCAGGGAGAGGTATGGAACGAGGTGGATGAGCTGCATGCAAAGGTGGGTAGCTATTCCGCGACAAGTGCCATGTCTGATGCCTATGAACAGATGCGCGCGGACTTGGAAAGCGCCATCGGGAAAATTCCCGTGCAGGAGGGTCAGTTTGGCCTTTTAGCCATGATCAATAACAAGCCGGTTGGCCTGGATTTGATTTCCCGCAAACAGGTGTATCAAGTTTTGCATTCCCAGCTTGTGAAGAGCTACGCCATGGAGGCGATTGCCGCCCGCCGCGATCCGCAAGCGAGCTCTGCACCGGGGAAAACCGATAAGCCCGATCCGGACCAGAACGCGCTGTTGGCGGCCAAAGCCTTTCTTGAGCGCTGTGCGGCCATCAAGGGCGATCCGTTTGATTCGGTCGCGCTGGGAACCGACTGGCGGTTTGTCAGCGACTCCATTGTCGGCTCCGGCTTGGAAGTCGATGATGCTTGGGTTCATATGGCATATTTTGTCGACGAGGCGGAATCGCATCGCCAGTCGAGCCGGCTCCCGGGAACGATCGCGCGGCCGTCCCGACGCTCACGGTTTCGCCGGGAATAA
- a CDS encoding rhodanese-like domain-containing protein produces the protein MQWIALIFILALVVFLLPRLSWIPVDQAAERLKAGAALVDVRSPGEFASQRIPGAINIPMGFVAADLQKEGLEPDRQILLHCASGARSAAAMKELQRMGYKQVWNVGSFSRAKKVEQATKANR, from the coding sequence ATGCAATGGATTGCCCTCATCTTCATCCTGGCCCTGGTGGTCTTTTTGCTGCCTCGGCTCAGTTGGATTCCCGTTGACCAAGCTGCCGAGCGACTGAAGGCCGGCGCGGCTCTTGTCGATGTACGAAGTCCCGGCGAATTTGCTTCTCAGCGTATACCCGGGGCTATCAATATCCCGATGGGCTTTGTTGCCGCTGACCTGCAGAAGGAAGGCCTTGAGCCGGACCGGCAGATTCTCCTGCATTGCGCGAGTGGAGCCCGTTCAGCCGCTGCGATGAAAGAGCTCCAGCGAATGGGGTACAAGCAGGTCTGGAATGTCGGTAGCTTCAGCCGGGCAAAAAAGGTTGAGCAGGCTACCAAAGCTAATCGTTGA
- a CDS encoding SulP family inorganic anion transporter, protein MFDIFRKTSGSYKDDILSGLTVALALVPEAIAFSFAAGVDPLVGLWAAVFMGFITSAAGGRPGMISGATGAIAVVAGKAVQHGDALGDGLGLQYLFAVIMLAGLIQILLGVLKLGRFIRLVPHPVMIGFVNGLAIVILMAQFPSFQNMETGEWLSGAPLMIMAGLVILTMLIIQFLPILTKAVPSSLAAIVVVGLIAFFFFKDTATVSNVLAQSPGNPNGILSGSFPLPSLPTGIAWGTEWSFILKTAFIVAMVGVIESLMTLQLIDEITETRGHGNRECIAQGGANFLSGLFGGMGGCAMIGQSLINMKSGGRGRASGLTAALALAFFIMAGGPVIQQIPIAALVGVMFMVVIGTFEWSSLKTFGKVPFSEIIVIVAVTLVTVTLHDLATAVFVGIILSALIFAWESSKHVFVTIEKETPEEKIYALQGLLYFGSVREFMDRFQASSDVKNIVIDFGHARVCDMSGLEAINALGERYRKSGKTLHIRHLSADCRRMLEKAGSMVDVEVLPDDPDYTVARLRGMRSTPEDVTVPDEMH, encoded by the coding sequence ATGTTTGATATTTTCAGAAAAACGAGCGGGTCCTACAAGGACGACATTTTATCCGGACTGACCGTTGCCTTGGCTCTTGTTCCGGAAGCAATTGCCTTTTCCTTTGCCGCTGGTGTGGATCCTTTGGTGGGGCTTTGGGCGGCGGTTTTCATGGGCTTCATCACCTCGGCAGCCGGCGGACGGCCGGGAATGATATCGGGGGCGACTGGAGCTATCGCGGTTGTGGCAGGCAAGGCTGTCCAGCATGGGGATGCACTTGGGGATGGCCTCGGGCTGCAATACCTCTTTGCCGTTATCATGCTGGCCGGCCTGATACAAATCCTTCTTGGGGTGCTCAAGTTGGGGCGTTTTATTCGTCTGGTCCCGCACCCAGTGATGATTGGTTTTGTGAACGGGTTGGCGATTGTCATCCTGATGGCTCAGTTTCCTTCATTCCAGAACATGGAGACCGGGGAATGGCTTTCCGGTGCACCGCTGATGATTATGGCCGGCCTTGTTATCCTGACGATGCTGATCATTCAGTTCCTGCCAATTTTGACAAAGGCTGTCCCTTCCTCCCTCGCTGCCATTGTCGTGGTTGGCCTGATCGCTTTTTTCTTTTTCAAGGACACGGCCACCGTATCCAATGTGTTGGCCCAGTCGCCGGGTAATCCCAATGGTATTTTATCTGGCTCATTTCCACTCCCTTCGCTCCCGACCGGGATTGCCTGGGGAACCGAATGGTCCTTCATCCTGAAGACAGCTTTCATCGTGGCCATGGTGGGCGTGATCGAATCGCTCATGACTCTCCAGTTGATTGATGAAATCACGGAGACACGCGGCCATGGCAACCGGGAGTGTATCGCGCAGGGTGGGGCGAACTTCCTTTCCGGCCTCTTTGGGGGAATGGGCGGTTGCGCCATGATCGGACAATCCTTGATCAACATGAAATCCGGCGGGCGCGGGCGCGCATCCGGTCTCACCGCTGCCCTGGCGCTGGCCTTTTTTATCATGGCGGGCGGTCCTGTCATCCAGCAGATTCCGATCGCCGCTCTTGTCGGGGTGATGTTCATGGTGGTGATCGGGACCTTTGAGTGGTCATCGTTGAAGACCTTCGGAAAGGTCCCTTTCTCGGAGATAATCGTCATTGTCGCGGTGACTCTGGTCACGGTCACCCTGCACGACTTGGCCACGGCGGTATTTGTCGGGATTATCCTGTCGGCCCTGATTTTCGCCTGGGAAAGCTCAAAGCATGTCTTTGTCACGATTGAAAAGGAAACCCCAGAGGAGAAGATCTATGCGCTTCAGGGCTTGCTCTATTTTGGATCTGTCCGGGAATTCATGGACCGCTTCCAGGCAAGCTCCGATGTGAAAAATATCGTCATTGATTTTGGTCATGCACGGGTCTGCGACATGTCTGGGCTGGAGGCCATCAACGCGCTTGGGGAACGATACCGTAAATCCGGCAAGACGCTGCATATCCGTCACTTGTCCGCAGACTGCCGCCGGATGCTGGAAAAGGCCGGGAGCATGGTGGACGTCGAGGTGTTGCCCGATGATCCTGACTATACGGTTGCCCGCCTGCGGGGAATGCGTTCAACTCCTGAGGATGTGACTGTTCCGGACGAAATGCACTAG
- a CDS encoding pseudouridine synthase, which translates to MLEILYQDDHYIAVDKPAGLLVHRTQIDQSESQACVQILRNQIGRRVYPCHRLDKATSGVLFFALSPEALAAANKVFASGGVEKIYLALVRGWVTEAGRLDYPLVLEEEGRGENTLPKVQDAVTAYRPLKRFEVNKPLGRYQTARFSLIELRPETGRRHQLRRHMAHLRHPIIGDTTHGDGLQNRFFRDEFNCHRLLLTAISLKLAHPINGGELHIQTSPTEEFFHLNDSAMT; encoded by the coding sequence ATGCTGGAAATCCTGTATCAGGACGATCACTACATTGCGGTGGACAAGCCGGCGGGGCTGCTGGTCCACCGGACCCAGATTGATCAATCCGAATCACAGGCGTGCGTGCAGATCCTGCGCAACCAGATCGGCCGCAGGGTGTATCCCTGTCACCGATTGGACAAGGCGACAAGCGGGGTCTTGTTTTTCGCACTGAGTCCGGAGGCCCTTGCAGCCGCAAACAAGGTCTTTGCCTCAGGAGGAGTGGAGAAAATCTATCTTGCACTTGTCCGTGGATGGGTCACGGAGGCAGGACGCCTCGATTATCCGCTTGTCCTTGAAGAGGAGGGCAGGGGAGAGAATACGCTCCCGAAGGTTCAGGATGCCGTCACGGCTTACCGGCCGCTCAAGCGATTTGAGGTAAACAAACCGCTGGGGAGATACCAGACAGCGCGATTTTCATTGATTGAATTGAGACCGGAAACCGGCCGGCGGCATCAGCTCCGCCGGCACATGGCGCACCTACGGCACCCGATAATCGGGGACACAACCCATGGAGACGGGCTACAGAACCGCTTCTTTCGAGATGAGTTTAATTGTCATCGGCTCCTCCTGACGGCAATCTCCCTAAAGCTCGCTCACCCCATCAATGGGGGCGAACTCCACATCCAAACATCTCCCACGGAAGAGTTCTTCCATCTGAATGACAGCGCAATGACCTAA
- a CDS encoding choice-of-anchor J domain-containing protein, which yields MKTSLKILGLALIGMVTIASQATAQPFLIASDNFDRADGSLTGSTPNPGPGSDWTSHSGTFGDLLVTSNQAVVQHGVPSEDTHVLFTAQSTGLLTATFDITVNDDAVIGGTDFEYFAHFMTEGSFNFRARVDVQAPADPLTGDYTLGIASGSSTAEATLTTDFSFNTPVSVTLEFNLDTGIASLTVGAETIVGTGVFLGENLDSFALRQSDSSNNETILVDNLEVYGDTAPPPPPEILIPELTPSVTGTDLDITFDTELDVFYRLKTSTILNGFADVPGQALIGTGSPATFTETIPLAGEKGFYRVEVLETAPAPEILGLSKVFAGVGETVTVTGNDLELASAVTINSTAAGFTQSGGALDVTVPVAAGTGFVDVTNLSGTSTSEFVVVTDVAGLVYQQEFTTGLDDFTIFDVAGSLTWTYNTAGVENYMEGNGFASDGPSDDWLISPAIDLSILQNCYLLLGHERRFSGPVLVVQVSTNYAGGDPTLATWTPLPVTLDTGTSTVTHSGAVDLSAFDGQSVHIAIQYTATAPGAGGGARDRIHYFAVGGDPVPPAF from the coding sequence ATGAAGACTTCTCTCAAGATACTTGGCCTCGCCCTCATCGGCATGGTCACCATAGCTTCTCAGGCCACGGCTCAACCATTCCTGATTGCCTCCGATAATTTTGACCGGGCAGACGGATCGCTAACCGGCAGCACTCCCAACCCAGGACCGGGAAGCGATTGGACCAGCCACAGCGGAACATTCGGTGATCTGCTCGTCACCAGCAACCAGGCTGTCGTTCAGCATGGCGTACCCTCAGAGGATACTCATGTTCTCTTCACTGCGCAGAGCACGGGTCTACTGACTGCCACATTTGATATCACGGTAAATGACGACGCCGTCATTGGTGGCACCGATTTTGAGTATTTCGCCCACTTCATGACGGAAGGATCCTTTAATTTCCGCGCACGCGTGGACGTTCAGGCACCAGCCGATCCCCTTACTGGTGACTACACGCTTGGAATTGCCTCTGGCAGCAGCACTGCCGAGGCCACCCTTACCACCGACTTCAGCTTCAATACGCCCGTTTCTGTAACCTTGGAATTTAATCTGGATACAGGTATTGCCTCCTTGACGGTCGGAGCAGAAACGATCGTCGGAACTGGAGTCTTTTTGGGAGAGAACTTGGACTCCTTCGCTCTGCGGCAGTCTGACTCATCCAACAACGAGACGATTCTAGTCGATAATCTGGAAGTTTATGGAGACACGGCACCCCCGCCTCCTCCAGAAATCCTTATTCCTGAATTGACCCCATCAGTGACCGGAACGGACTTGGATATCACCTTTGATACGGAACTCGACGTTTTCTACCGCCTGAAGACTTCAACCATTTTGAACGGCTTTGCGGATGTTCCTGGGCAGGCTTTGATTGGAACTGGGTCACCAGCAACATTCACCGAGACAATCCCTTTAGCAGGCGAAAAGGGTTTCTACCGTGTCGAGGTCCTTGAGACTGCTCCCGCACCCGAAATACTTGGCCTTTCCAAGGTCTTTGCCGGTGTCGGCGAAACGGTTACGGTGACTGGAAACGATTTGGAACTGGCTTCAGCTGTCACGATCAACAGTACTGCGGCAGGGTTCACCCAATCCGGAGGCGCTCTCGATGTGACGGTTCCAGTTGCTGCAGGTACCGGCTTTGTAGATGTAACGAATTTGAGTGGTACCAGTACCTCTGAATTTGTCGTCGTTACAGATGTAGCTGGTCTTGTCTACCAACAGGAATTCACAACCGGGTTGGATGACTTCACTATTTTTGATGTCGCAGGCAGCCTCACGTGGACATACAATACTGCTGGGGTTGAAAACTACATGGAAGGAAACGGATTTGCTTCCGATGGTCCTTCAGATGACTGGTTGATCTCACCAGCAATTGATCTGAGCATCCTACAGAATTGCTATCTGCTACTTGGGCACGAGCGTCGCTTCAGCGGGCCCGTCCTGGTTGTCCAAGTCTCAACAAATTACGCTGGCGGCGACCCGACACTTGCTACATGGACCCCGCTCCCCGTAACTCTTGACACGGGCACAAGCACGGTGACTCACAGCGGGGCAGTAGATCTCTCCGCTTTCGATGGTCAATCCGTCCACATTGCGATTCAATATACGGCAACAGCGCCAGGTGCTGGTGGCGGTGCCCGCGATCGCATCCACTACTTCGCTGTTGGCGGCGATCCTGTTCCTCCAGCGTTTTAA
- a CDS encoding DUF1566 domain-containing protein encodes MNFIKLSALNTHSARLALIAFSLSASLQAVEGWFYNSELPYLWSAESAQWLSVQGSDSGFVVYNSSTGSHQGRSALGNGWYYASDAYYPWIHELESGAWLHLSQPQKHIEMINLNTSRLDYFGESHPSATLKYPIVDTAQVNCYNNTGFAISPPEKGEPLYGQDAQYDTTQPRYRDNGDGTVSDLITGLMWQQDYVEQKLTFAEASSGASSFALAGYDDWRLPTIKELWSIFQYSGVTGFSAEGSIPYIDTEFFNFAYGDTSSGERFIDAQYVSSTEYVGTTMNNNATVFGVNFADGRIKGYPSTRKLFDVKYVRGNTDYGINNFQDNADGTITDQATGLMWTKIDSGHLQAGQFGDGTLNWEQALEWAEDLEYAGYDDWRLPNGKELQSIVDYTRAPEASDPSRRRAAIDPIFQISNEQAYFWTNNSHVDGPNAKKAAYVCFGQSLGYMQDSFGNYQLIDVHGAGAIRSDPKTGDPDDYPTGFGPQGDDIRIYNYVRAVRGGLID; translated from the coding sequence ATGAACTTCATTAAGTTATCCGCACTCAACACACACTCGGCCAGACTGGCCCTAATCGCCTTCTCGCTCTCAGCCTCCCTGCAGGCTGTAGAGGGATGGTTTTACAATAGCGAGTTGCCCTATCTCTGGTCGGCGGAAAGCGCACAATGGTTGTCTGTTCAGGGATCCGATTCCGGCTTTGTTGTCTACAATTCGTCGACCGGTTCCCATCAGGGCCGGTCGGCGCTCGGCAATGGCTGGTACTATGCCAGCGATGCCTATTATCCCTGGATTCATGAACTGGAATCCGGTGCATGGTTGCACCTTTCACAACCGCAGAAACACATCGAGATGATCAACCTCAACACCTCGCGGTTGGATTACTTCGGTGAAAGCCATCCCTCGGCAACACTGAAGTATCCGATCGTGGATACGGCCCAGGTCAATTGCTATAACAACACCGGCTTCGCCATTAGTCCGCCTGAAAAAGGAGAGCCCCTTTACGGGCAGGATGCCCAGTATGACACCACTCAGCCACGTTACCGTGATAATGGGGACGGAACCGTGTCCGACCTGATAACCGGACTGATGTGGCAGCAGGATTACGTGGAACAGAAGTTGACCTTTGCCGAGGCATCATCCGGCGCTTCCAGTTTTGCACTGGCGGGTTATGATGACTGGCGCCTGCCCACCATCAAGGAATTGTGGTCAATATTCCAATACAGCGGCGTCACCGGCTTCAGCGCTGAAGGCTCTATTCCCTACATCGATACGGAATTCTTCAATTTTGCGTATGGGGACACCAGCTCCGGTGAGCGTTTCATTGATGCACAATATGTTTCCTCGACTGAGTATGTAGGCACGACAATGAACAACAATGCGACCGTCTTCGGCGTTAACTTTGCCGATGGCCGGATCAAGGGATATCCAAGCACCCGGAAGCTGTTTGATGTCAAATATGTCCGCGGCAATACGGATTACGGGATCAACAATTTTCAAGACAACGCCGATGGCACAATCACCGACCAGGCAACTGGGCTCATGTGGACGAAGATCGATAGCGGCCACTTGCAGGCAGGCCAATTCGGCGACGGCACCCTGAACTGGGAACAAGCCCTCGAGTGGGCGGAGGACCTGGAATATGCCGGCTATGACGACTGGCGCCTGCCCAACGGAAAAGAGCTGCAAAGCATTGTCGACTACACAAGAGCTCCCGAAGCGTCCGACCCTTCCCGGCGCAGGGCCGCCATTGATCCCATCTTCCAGATCTCAAATGAACAGGCCTACTTCTGGACCAATAACTCCCATGTGGATGGACCCAACGCCAAGAAGGCCGCATATGTCTGCTTCGGCCAGTCCCTTGGTTACATGCAGGATTCCTTCGGCAATTACCAGTTGATCGATGTCCACGGTGCCGGGGCTATCCGTAGCGATCCCAAAACCGGGGATCCGGATGACTACCCGACCGGGTTTGGTCCGCAAGGAGATGATATCCGCATTTACAACTATGTACGGGCGGTTCGTGGCGGCTTGATTGACTGA
- a CDS encoding response regulator transcription factor: MRVLVVEDEAKIRSFVVKGLKAEGFNVDTAANGSDARLMALQTPYDAIVLDIMIPGQDGISILKELREKRINTPVILATARGGLEDRLQGLNLGADDYLPKPFHIDELVARLRAVFRRSSGALLNLVKVEDLTINLGTREVKKGSEAVELTPREFNLLELLMRVPGRVYTRTQILETVWNYDFDPNTNLVDVYIKRLRAKVDKAEPRLIETVRGVGYRIRKG; the protein is encoded by the coding sequence ATGAGGGTGCTTGTTGTTGAGGATGAGGCGAAGATCCGAAGCTTTGTGGTAAAAGGCCTCAAAGCGGAGGGATTCAACGTCGACACTGCAGCAAACGGTTCTGATGCGCGCCTTATGGCTCTCCAGACCCCCTACGATGCGATTGTCCTTGATATCATGATCCCCGGTCAGGACGGGATTAGTATCCTGAAGGAGCTGCGCGAAAAGCGGATCAATACACCGGTGATCCTCGCCACGGCCCGCGGTGGCCTTGAGGACCGCCTACAGGGGCTCAATCTTGGCGCTGATGATTATCTGCCCAAGCCGTTTCACATAGATGAGTTGGTGGCCCGGCTCCGGGCTGTTTTTCGACGTTCCTCGGGAGCCCTTCTCAATCTTGTCAAAGTGGAGGATTTGACGATCAACCTGGGTACAAGGGAAGTGAAAAAAGGATCTGAAGCAGTGGAGCTCACACCCAGGGAGTTCAATCTTCTGGAGCTTCTCATGCGGGTACCGGGCCGCGTCTACACGCGCACTCAAATCCTCGAGACAGTCTGGAACTATGATTTTGATCCGAACACAAATCTTGTTGACGTCTACATCAAGCGGTTACGGGCCAAAGTCGACAAGGCTGAACCGCGCTTGATAGAAACCGTGCGTGGAGTGGGGTATCGCATCAGAAAGGGTTGA
- a CDS encoding ATP-binding protein, translating to MSLRPKTWRVQIVLLMILVSGISLGIFIVVFWPTVRISNYKRFDAELTSAALKDGLPFVSLFHPQGPRPRQLEMTKVQLDGEAAAFSFRDLNDGRTYQSGNWPDLLDSGDLSRRIVDLYVAQGMEFPEAPRIGPDRLGREGSAWRPQPPPGAPPPIAAGPRLDRVVFDSVEVDDQRWRVLGFSDGVRVFVAVQSLAAVEEELADFSKALLMAVPVALVFVGLAAWVFAGRAIAPVKRLIHATSSITAQDLDIRLDALNEPEEFADLIKVYNAMLDRLEKSFEQAGRFSADAAHEQNTPLMILKGHLDELLQSAEPESLAQQQAATAFEESKRLQDIIAKLLTLSQADSGRLPFTPVQVDFSGLILEILQDVEVMAPELTIDHKVAPSLHVKGDYSLLRQCVFNLFSNAIKYNRPHGFIRVALSESGEFVRLEITNAGEIIPVDQADRLFDRFYRADPSRNPEIDGRGLGLSLAHEFARVHDGQLSLQRNDRDAIAFRLDIPVSS from the coding sequence ATGAGCTTAAGACCAAAAACCTGGCGCGTGCAAATTGTCCTGCTGATGATCCTCGTCAGCGGGATCTCGCTGGGCATATTCATCGTCGTCTTCTGGCCGACTGTAAGGATTTCCAACTACAAACGGTTTGATGCGGAACTGACCTCAGCCGCGTTGAAGGACGGCCTGCCGTTTGTCTCACTTTTTCATCCACAGGGGCCTCGCCCGCGTCAGCTCGAGATGACCAAGGTTCAGCTTGATGGGGAAGCCGCAGCCTTTTCCTTTCGCGATCTCAATGATGGCCGGACCTATCAAAGTGGAAATTGGCCGGACCTTCTGGATTCCGGGGATCTATCGAGGAGAATTGTTGATCTATATGTGGCACAGGGAATGGAATTTCCCGAGGCACCCCGGATTGGACCTGATCGACTGGGACGGGAGGGATCCGCCTGGAGACCGCAGCCCCCGCCAGGCGCTCCTCCTCCAATTGCTGCCGGACCCCGCCTTGACCGGGTTGTTTTTGACTCGGTTGAAGTCGATGATCAACGCTGGCGGGTATTGGGCTTTTCCGACGGCGTACGGGTTTTTGTGGCCGTGCAAAGCCTTGCTGCCGTTGAAGAGGAACTGGCAGACTTTTCAAAGGCCTTGCTCATGGCGGTTCCCGTGGCCCTTGTCTTTGTCGGCCTTGCGGCATGGGTTTTTGCAGGGCGTGCAATCGCCCCTGTGAAGCGACTGATCCACGCCACAAGCAGCATCACCGCGCAGGACCTGGATATCCGCTTGGATGCTTTAAACGAACCAGAGGAATTTGCCGACTTGATCAAGGTCTACAACGCGATGTTGGATCGCCTGGAAAAGAGCTTTGAACAGGCCGGGCGTTTCAGCGCGGACGCCGCACACGAGCAGAACACCCCCTTAATGATTTTGAAGGGCCATCTTGATGAACTTCTCCAATCGGCTGAGCCGGAGTCCCTTGCCCAGCAGCAGGCGGCGACTGCCTTCGAGGAATCAAAACGACTCCAGGACATCATTGCCAAACTCCTGACTTTGTCCCAGGCAGACAGCGGTCGCTTGCCATTCACGCCTGTTCAGGTGGATTTTTCCGGGCTTATTCTCGAAATTCTCCAGGATGTTGAGGTGATGGCCCCCGAGCTGACCATTGATCATAAAGTGGCTCCCAGCTTACACGTTAAAGGGGATTACAGCCTTCTACGGCAGTGTGTCTTCAATCTCTTTTCCAATGCCATCAAGTATAATCGCCCGCACGGTTTCATCCGGGTGGCCCTGTCCGAGTCTGGGGAGTTTGTTCGCTTGGAGATCACCAATGCAGGCGAGATAATCCCTGTGGATCAGGCAGATCGCCTTTTCGACCGCTTTTACCGGGCCGATCCATCCCGGAATCCCGAAATCGATGGGCGGGGACTCGGATTGTCCCTGGCGCACGAATTTGCCCGCGTTCACGATGGGCAATTGAGCCTGCAGCGGAATGATCGGGACGCTATTGCGTTCCGCTTGGATATTCCCGTTTCCTCTTGA